From Lepus europaeus isolate LE1 chromosome 3, mLepTim1.pri, whole genome shotgun sequence, a single genomic window includes:
- the H1-6 gene encoding histone H1t, producing the protein MSETAPAAPVEPVVVPMGKPSTKRRGKKAGGLTSARRKTPSPSLSQLITEALSVCQDRAGMSVAALKKALAAAGYDVEKNNSRIKLALKSLVSKGTLVQTKGTGASGSFRLSKKATPEPTKGNVKKSRPTKSKKVSLSRDSKSPKTIKTNKRAKKQRNTAKKAARGGRQAKGAQGKKPRKSPAKARGAKPKPSKSKLPQQKASQRKLSSKK; encoded by the coding sequence ATGTCCGAGACGGCTCCCGCAGCCCCAGTCGAACCCGTGGTCGTCCCTATGGGGAAACCGTCGACCAAGAGGCGAGGAAAGAAGGCGGGTGGGTTGACAAGTGCAAGACGCAAGACTCCGAGTCCTTCCTTGTCCCAGCTCATCACCGAGGCCCTTTCGGTGTGCCAGGATCGGGCGGGCATGTCCGTGGCCGCGCTCAAGAAGGCGCTGGCGGCCGCCGGCTACGACGTGGAGAAGAACAACAGCCGCATCAAGCTGGCCCTCAAGAGCCTGGTGAGCAAGGGCACCCTGGTGCAGACCAAGGGCACCGGCGCCTCGGGCTCCTTCAGGCTCAGCAAGAAGGCCACTCCTGAGCCCACCAAGGGCAACGTCAAGAAGTCCCGTCCTACCAAGTCCAAGAAGGTGAGTCTGTCCCGAGACTCCAAGTCCCCAAAGACCATCAAGACCAACAAGAGAGCCAAGAAGCAGAGGAATACAGCCAAGAAGGCGGCCCGCGGCGGGCGGCAGGCCAAGGGAGCCCAGGGCAAGAAGCCCAGGAAGAGTCCAGCCAAGGCCAGAGGCGCGAAGCCCAAGCCTTCAAAAAGCAAACTGCCCCAGCAGAAGGCGAGCCAGAGGAAGCTCTCCTCCAAGAAGTGA
- the LOC133756423 gene encoding histone H4-like — MSGRGKGGKGLGKGGAKRHRKVLRDNIQGITKPAIRRLARRGGVKRISGLIYEETRGVLKVFLENVIRDAVTYTEHAKRKTVTAMDVVYALKRQGRTLYGFGGWLRIISELPRPSNFGIPHLLGLCEASGKQPSEGISAPVRCPSSADTGRRPHPEDSGRQPRDSRETAG; from the exons ATGTCTGGTCGCGGCAAGGGCGGGAAGGGCCTGGGCAAGGGCGGTGCCAAGCGCCACCGCAAGGTGCTGCGCGACAACATCCAGGGCATCACCAAGCCCGCCATCCGCCGCCTGGCCCGGCGCGGCGGCGTCAAGCGCATCTCGGGGCTCATCTACGAGGAGACCCGCGGCGTGCTCAAGGTCTTCCTGGAGAACGTCATCCGCGACGCCGTCACCTACACGGAGCACGCCAAGCGCAAGACGGTCACGGCCATGGACGTGGTCTACGCGCTCAAGCGCCAGGGGCGCACGCTCTACGGCTTCGGCGGCTG gttgcgcATCATCTCTGAACTACCAAGACCATCT AACTTCGGGATCCCGCACTTGCTGGGTTTGTGCGAGGCGAGCGGTAAGCAGCCGAGCGAGGGCATCTCCGCTCCCGTGCGGTGCCCGAGCTCAGCAGACACCGGACGTCGCCCCCACCCTGAGGACAGCGGCAGGCAACCTCGGGACAGTCGGGAAACAGCGGGGTGA